A portion of the Streptomyces sp. NBC_01335 genome contains these proteins:
- a CDS encoding MFS transporter produces the protein MLAALTFNTAENLPVGLLEVVSGDLRVSVQAVGLLVTGYGVTVAVSSLPLAHAVRAVPRRHVLTGLLAALVVSSLAAALASSYGTLLGARLVTALAQALFWAVMGPVAVGLFAAEVRGRVIGALSVAGSLALVLGVPAGSWLGRQSGWQVPFALLAAAGTVSLVTVAVLLPTARPEDEPAARGTRPDVRRFVIVLVSGALSATGAFAGFTYVVKFLGDVSGFPPGTVGVLIMAFGVACLGGVTLTGALLDRFPHAALCAAVATQAVGMLGLYATGTEPVTAVVFLVLMGGALGPVFMATQNAMLSCAPGRTDLALAANSGSYNAGIAAGAALGGLVLSHADVRGAFLAGGLLSVAACAVALLGGVPRGRTEA, from the coding sequence ATGCTGGCCGCCCTCACCTTCAACACGGCGGAGAACCTGCCCGTCGGCCTCCTGGAGGTCGTCTCCGGAGATCTGCGGGTCTCGGTACAGGCGGTCGGACTGCTGGTCACCGGGTACGGCGTGACCGTGGCCGTCTCGTCCCTGCCGCTCGCCCACGCCGTGCGGGCGGTGCCCCGCCGCCATGTGCTCACGGGGCTGCTGGCCGCGCTGGTCGTGTCCAGCCTCGCCGCCGCGCTGGCCTCCTCCTACGGGACGCTCCTCGGGGCGCGGCTGGTGACCGCCCTCGCCCAGGCGCTGTTCTGGGCGGTGATGGGGCCCGTCGCGGTGGGCCTCTTCGCGGCCGAGGTCCGCGGCCGGGTGATCGGGGCGCTCTCCGTCGCCGGCTCGCTCGCCCTCGTCCTCGGCGTGCCCGCCGGCTCCTGGCTGGGCCGCCAGAGCGGCTGGCAGGTGCCGTTCGCCCTGCTGGCGGCTGCCGGAACCGTCTCCCTGGTGACGGTCGCCGTCCTGCTGCCGACCGCGCGTCCGGAGGACGAGCCCGCCGCCCGCGGAACCCGTCCCGACGTCCGCCGGTTCGTGATCGTGCTGGTGTCCGGGGCCCTCTCCGCCACCGGGGCGTTCGCGGGATTCACGTACGTCGTGAAGTTCCTGGGGGACGTGAGCGGCTTCCCGCCCGGCACGGTCGGCGTCCTGATCATGGCGTTCGGCGTGGCGTGTCTGGGCGGGGTGACCCTCACCGGGGCGCTGCTGGACCGCTTCCCCCATGCCGCGCTGTGCGCCGCCGTGGCCACGCAGGCGGTGGGGATGCTCGGCCTGTACGCGACCGGCACCGAGCCGGTGACGGCGGTGGTGTTCCTGGTGCTGATGGGCGGTGCGCTCGGTCCGGTGTTCATGGCCACCCAGAACGCGATGCTCTCCTGCGCCCCGGGCCGCACGGACCTGGCGCTCGCGGCGAACTCGGGTTCCTACAACGCCGGTATCGCGGCGGGCGCCGCACTCGGGGGGCTGGTCCTGTCCCACGCCGACGTGCGGGGCGCCTTCCTCGCCGGCGGTCTGCTCTCCGTCGCGGCCTGCGCGGTGGCCCTCCTCGGAGGGGTACCGCGCGGGCGGACCGAGGCGTGA
- a CDS encoding ABC transporter ATP-binding protein yields MIRFEQVSLRYEGAAEPTLSGVDLTVPEGELVLLVGPSGVGKSTLLGAVPGLVPHFTGGTLSGRVTVGGRDTRIHKPRELADLVGTVGQDPSAHFVTDTVEDELAYGMESLGLAPDVMRRRVEETLDLLGLAELRDRPIATLSGGQRQRVAIGSVLTPHPKVLVLDEPTSALDPAAAEEVLAVLQRLVHDLGTTVLMAEHRLERVVQYADRVVLLPAPGAAPVVGAPAQIMAVSPVRPPVAELGLLAGWDPLPLSVRDARRRAAGLRERLAGRSPAVAAPLPAPPAGLVPDASPAGLAPGVSPLRLAPGVHGASGTSVDAPAPAPTPRTGLFGLRRARRARTTDPATGPATGPAAASDQTAPLARVEGLGVRRGRVEALRAVTLDVRAGETVALMGRNGAGKSTLLGALVGMVPPTAGRVRVGGLEPSRTDPRTMVRRVGLVPQEPRDLLYAETVAAECAAADADAGAPAGSCRDLVSRLLPGVPDGTHPRDLSEGQRLTLALALVLTARPPLILLDEPTRGLDYAAKARLVGVLRGLAAEGHAIVLATHDVELAAELADRVVILAGGEVVADGPTRQVVVSSPAYAPQTAKILAPQEWLTVNQVRTALEAGA; encoded by the coding sequence GTGATCCGGTTCGAGCAGGTCTCCCTGCGGTACGAAGGTGCGGCCGAGCCCACCCTGTCGGGCGTCGATCTGACGGTTCCCGAGGGCGAGTTGGTGCTGCTCGTCGGCCCGTCCGGGGTCGGTAAGTCGACGCTGCTCGGCGCGGTGCCGGGGCTGGTGCCGCACTTCACCGGCGGGACGCTGAGCGGCCGGGTCACCGTCGGCGGGCGGGACACGCGTATCCACAAGCCGCGCGAACTCGCCGATCTGGTGGGCACGGTGGGCCAGGACCCTTCCGCGCACTTCGTCACGGACACCGTGGAGGACGAACTCGCCTACGGCATGGAGTCGTTGGGGCTCGCCCCGGACGTGATGCGCCGCAGGGTGGAGGAGACCCTCGACCTGCTGGGGCTGGCGGAGCTGCGGGACCGGCCGATCGCCACGCTCTCCGGCGGACAGCGGCAGCGGGTCGCGATCGGCTCGGTGCTGACCCCGCACCCGAAGGTGCTGGTGCTCGACGAGCCGACGTCCGCGCTGGACCCGGCGGCGGCGGAGGAGGTCCTCGCGGTGCTCCAGCGCCTCGTGCACGACCTGGGCACGACCGTGCTGATGGCCGAGCACCGGCTGGAGCGCGTGGTGCAGTACGCGGACCGGGTCGTGCTGCTGCCCGCACCGGGCGCCGCCCCGGTCGTGGGCGCCCCGGCGCAGATCATGGCCGTCTCGCCGGTCCGGCCGCCCGTCGCCGAACTGGGGCTGCTGGCGGGCTGGGACCCGCTGCCGCTCTCCGTACGCGACGCCCGGCGGCGGGCGGCGGGGCTGCGGGAGCGGCTGGCCGGCCGGTCGCCCGCCGTGGCGGCGCCGCTGCCCGCGCCCCCCGCGGGCCTGGTGCCCGACGCGTCCCCCGCAGGCCTCGCGCCCGGCGTGTCCCCCCTGCGTCTCGCGCCCGGCGTGCACGGCGCGTCCGGCACGTCTGTCGATGCCCCCGCTCCGGCGCCCACGCCGCGCACCGGCCTCTTCGGTCTCCGGCGCGCACGCCGGGCGCGTACCACCGACCCCGCGACCGGCCCCGCGACCGGCCCCGCAGCCGCTTCCGACCAGACCGCGCCCCTGGCGCGGGTTGAGGGGCTCGGGGTGCGGCGCGGCCGGGTGGAGGCGTTGCGCGCGGTGACCCTGGACGTCCGGGCCGGGGAGACCGTGGCCCTGATGGGGCGCAACGGCGCCGGGAAGTCCACCCTGCTCGGGGCCCTCGTCGGCATGGTCCCGCCCACCGCCGGGCGGGTCCGCGTGGGCGGCCTGGAGCCGTCCCGCACCGACCCGCGCACGATGGTGCGCCGGGTCGGACTGGTGCCGCAGGAGCCCCGCGACCTGCTGTACGCGGAGACGGTCGCCGCCGAGTGCGCGGCGGCCGACGCCGACGCGGGCGCCCCGGCGGGCAGCTGCCGGGACCTCGTCTCGCGTCTGCTGCCCGGCGTACCGGACGGCACCCACCCCCGTGACCTCTCCGAGGGCCAGCGGCTGACGCTGGCACTGGCGCTCGTCCTGACCGCCCGGCCGCCGCTGATCCTGCTGGACGAGCCGACCCGGGGTCTCGACTACGCGGCCAAGGCCCGGCTGGTCGGCGTGTTGCGCGGCCTGGCGGCCGAGGGTCACGCGATCGTGCTGGCCACCCACGACGTGGAGCTGGCGGCGGAACTGGCGGACCGGGTGGTGATCCTGGCCGGCGGGGAGGTCGTCGCGGACGGCCCGACCCGGCAGGTGGTGGTCTCCTCCCCCGCGTACGCCCCGCAGACCGCGAAGATCCTCGCCCCGCAGGAGTGGCTCACCGTGAACCAGGTCCGCACGGCCCTGGAGGCGGGCGCATGA
- a CDS encoding transglycosylase SLT domain-containing protein gives MSIASRFLAQPRIAGRKTVLVGAAVLLGGSGLALGAGTASAATPTATTAATGAQATAQKMIGDSAQFQCFSNIVSHESGWNPSATNASSGAYGLVQALPASKMSSAGSDWKTNPATQIKWGLDYMNSRYGSPCAAWSFWQANSWY, from the coding sequence GTGTCGATCGCCAGTCGTTTCCTCGCCCAGCCCCGCATCGCCGGCCGCAAGACCGTCCTCGTCGGTGCCGCCGTACTCCTCGGTGGCAGTGGCCTGGCCCTCGGCGCCGGTACGGCGTCCGCAGCCACGCCCACCGCGACGACCGCCGCGACCGGCGCGCAGGCCACGGCGCAGAAGATGATCGGTGACAGCGCCCAGTTCCAGTGCTTCAGCAACATCGTGTCGCACGAGAGCGGCTGGAACCCGAGCGCCACCAACGCTTCCTCCGGCGCGTACGGCCTGGTCCAGGCCCTGCCCGCCTCCAAGATGTCGTCCGCCGGTTCCGACTGGAAGACGAACCCCGCCACGCAGATCAAGTGGGGTCTGGACTACATGAACAGCCGCTACGGCAGCCCGTGCGCCGCCTGGAGCTTCTGGCAGGCCAACAGCTGGTACTGA
- a CDS encoding SCO2322 family protein, which translates to MTTPAFRSKPGGVLRRAAALVALTALAAVVTLCVAGTAQAAGYRYWSFWEGDGSRWAYATQGPSLVRPEDGAVQGFRFAVSEDSGDAARPRRTPDFAAVCGDTPAKDGSKRVALVIDPGTAADAPAGEQPPALRTACARVAPDASTAEALASVAKPLRYDSAALLCAISGYPETGCGEQISGDASPAPTGAASSASSPAASSTASSTASGGAEGGDGGGPSVGVVAGIGAVVVLGAAAVFQARRRR; encoded by the coding sequence GTGACCACCCCCGCGTTCCGGAGCAAGCCCGGCGGAGTTCTCCGCCGGGCTGCGGCGCTCGTGGCGCTGACGGCGCTCGCGGCGGTCGTGACGCTCTGCGTCGCGGGCACCGCGCAGGCCGCCGGGTACCGGTACTGGTCCTTCTGGGAGGGCGACGGCTCGCGGTGGGCGTACGCCACCCAGGGGCCGTCCCTGGTCCGCCCCGAGGACGGGGCGGTGCAGGGCTTCCGGTTCGCGGTGAGCGAGGACTCCGGCGACGCGGCCCGGCCGCGCCGCACCCCCGACTTCGCCGCCGTCTGCGGGGACACCCCCGCGAAGGACGGCAGCAAGCGCGTCGCGCTGGTCATCGACCCCGGCACGGCGGCCGACGCCCCCGCGGGCGAGCAGCCGCCCGCGCTCCGCACCGCCTGCGCCCGGGTCGCCCCGGACGCGAGCACCGCCGAGGCGCTGGCCTCGGTCGCGAAGCCGCTGCGGTACGACAGCGCGGCGCTGCTCTGCGCCATCTCGGGCTATCCGGAGACGGGCTGCGGCGAGCAGATCTCGGGCGACGCCTCGCCCGCGCCCACCGGGGCGGCGTCCTCCGCGAGCTCCCCGGCCGCGTCGTCCACCGCCTCGTCCACGGCGTCGGGCGGTGCCGAGGGTGGTGACGGCGGGGGTCCCTCCGTCGGTGTGGTCGCCGGTATCGGTGCCGTCGTGGTCCTCGGCGCCGCCGCCGTCTTCCAGGCACGCCGCCGGCGATGA
- a CDS encoding GNAT family N-acetyltransferase, with product MTWTLTPERFDTPDAARLLRDYYDELASRYWKRRATEAEIDEGLADDGADRLAPPTGRLLVGRYAGEPASCVGVFLDPATAVAELTRVYVRPAFRRTGGGGLLVAAAEEVARGAGMRVLRLDTRSDLVEARGLYAKHGFREIPAYNDGPYADHWFAKKL from the coding sequence ATGACCTGGACTTTGACCCCGGAGCGGTTCGACACGCCGGACGCGGCGCGCCTGCTGCGGGACTACTACGACGAACTCGCCAGCCGCTACTGGAAGCGGCGGGCGACCGAGGCGGAGATCGACGAGGGGCTGGCGGACGACGGCGCCGACCGCCTCGCCCCGCCCACCGGCCGGCTCCTGGTGGGCCGGTACGCGGGCGAGCCGGCGAGCTGCGTCGGGGTGTTCCTGGATCCGGCGACGGCCGTCGCGGAGCTGACCCGGGTCTACGTACGTCCCGCCTTCCGGCGCACCGGAGGCGGCGGGCTGCTGGTGGCGGCGGCCGAGGAGGTGGCGCGCGGGGCCGGGATGCGGGTGCTCCGGCTCGACACCCGGAGCGATCTGGTGGAGGCGCGGGGGCTGTACGCGAAGCACGGGTTCCGGGAGATCCCTGCGTACAACGACGGCCCGTACGCCGACCACTGGTTCGCCAAGAAGCTGTGA
- a CDS encoding ECF transporter S component has protein sequence MTGTTRLDGTALPGSSTTGRRVRPVRLGPRSVVALVLVSAVGVAAFGWPLLAGPAFGTAHAQDAPWLFGALLPLLVAVAVATIADAGLDAKAVAMLGVLAAVGAALRPLGAGTAGLEPMFFLMVLSGRVLGPGFGFVLGAVTMFASALLTGGVGPWMPFQMLSMAWFTMGAGLLPGPERLRGRAETAMLAAYGAAASLLYGTVMNLYGWTIVPGLGSGISFVAGDPVHENLVRFLAYCLTTSLGWDLGRAALTVVLTLAVGPVLLRALRRATRRASFEAQVTFEGPGGVRTPTGTRSSPKPDSSDTDE, from the coding sequence ATGACGGGCACCACACGCCTCGACGGCACCGCGCTCCCCGGAAGCTCCACGACCGGCCGACGGGTCCGCCCGGTCCGGCTCGGGCCGCGTTCGGTCGTGGCGCTGGTCCTGGTCAGCGCGGTGGGGGTGGCGGCCTTCGGGTGGCCGCTGCTCGCCGGGCCCGCGTTCGGCACCGCCCACGCGCAGGACGCGCCGTGGCTGTTCGGCGCGCTGCTGCCGCTGCTGGTGGCGGTGGCGGTGGCGACGATCGCGGACGCCGGCCTCGACGCGAAGGCCGTCGCGATGCTCGGAGTGCTCGCGGCGGTCGGTGCCGCCCTGCGCCCACTGGGGGCGGGGACGGCGGGGCTGGAACCGATGTTCTTCCTGATGGTGCTCAGCGGGCGGGTGCTCGGGCCCGGCTTCGGCTTCGTGCTGGGCGCGGTGACGATGTTCGCGTCGGCGCTGCTCACCGGCGGGGTGGGGCCGTGGATGCCGTTCCAGATGCTGTCGATGGCCTGGTTCACCATGGGCGCGGGTCTGCTGCCGGGGCCGGAGCGGCTGCGCGGCCGGGCGGAGACCGCGATGCTCGCGGCGTACGGCGCGGCGGCCTCGCTGCTCTACGGCACGGTGATGAACCTGTACGGCTGGACGATCGTGCCCGGCCTGGGCTCGGGCATCTCCTTCGTGGCGGGCGACCCGGTGCACGAGAACCTGGTCCGCTTCCTGGCGTACTGCCTGACCACCTCGCTCGGCTGGGACCTGGGCCGGGCGGCGCTGACCGTGGTGCTGACGCTCGCCGTGGGGCCGGTGCTCCTGCGGGCGCTCCGCCGGGCGACCCGGCGCGCTTCCTTCGAGGCCCAGGTCACATTCGAGGGTCCCGGCGGCGTGAGGACACCCACAGGCACAAGGTCCTCCCCCAAGCCGGATAGTAGCGACACCGATGAGTGA
- a CDS encoding bifunctional glycosyltransferase 87/phosphatase PAP2 family protein produces the protein MCQKRWEGRHSVTHAEHGVRGSAATDAETRTGTARIVLWLVVAALAVRQMTVVLRQPPGERLTDLETWIGENGVLRVKGSLYDPDRFTGTPFAGLVLKPLGASAEEALGIAWTTVSLLLVVALGLVAARALPSPVGRRTALFAAPVAITLLMVSLPVRNALHLGQTSILPVLLVLVGCLTVRDQRVQGLLVGIAAALQPPVLLFAVLLWLTGRRRAALTGGAGFVALTAVAWAALPHDSWTYWIHHVAGAGLGERPDGLANQSLHGALLRLGLHGPLEITVLLVLAVAVAVLGLRRAARYARDGQLLLAVSVTGCVAVVVSPTTWQHQLLWVLLAVVGRVGKRASDRPVWPAVVVLVLTLPGTMLLPNVGALHPVRDNVLLLTALAAACAVPFLPRTSPYWSAPVPTDYARPVPARWSRVPLLPFWRRVLTRPNLLLELLLIRVVYSAYAKVRLAATAGRPTAEKHGRQVHSLEQWLHIDVEHWFNHKVAGIGWMRDFFDYYYSTFHFIIPLTILGVLYVRRPADYRWARSTIGFATLLALVGFWLYPLAPPRLMPGLGFIDTVHGVQDFSKPDYGTLTSVTNQYAAMPSLHFGWSLWCGLMILILAPKVWMKPLGLLHPFFTICAIVGTGNHWVLDAAGGALVVSLGFLLTYALAGPRRLRSPDDDRDRQPVAGSGGRPSADARTLAGRGTAATTGAARE, from the coding sequence ATGTGCCAGAAGCGGTGGGAGGGTCGGCACAGCGTGACACATGCTGAACACGGCGTGCGCGGGAGCGCGGCGACGGACGCGGAGACGAGGACCGGGACGGCCCGGATCGTGCTCTGGCTGGTCGTCGCCGCTCTCGCCGTACGCCAGATGACGGTGGTACTCAGACAGCCGCCGGGCGAGCGGCTGACCGATCTGGAGACCTGGATCGGGGAGAACGGCGTCCTGCGCGTCAAGGGCTCGCTCTACGACCCGGACCGGTTCACCGGCACCCCCTTCGCGGGGCTCGTCCTGAAGCCGCTGGGCGCGTCGGCGGAGGAGGCCCTCGGGATCGCCTGGACCACCGTCTCCCTGCTGCTCGTCGTCGCGCTCGGCCTCGTCGCCGCCCGCGCGCTGCCCTCCCCGGTGGGCCGCCGCACCGCGCTGTTCGCCGCCCCGGTCGCCATCACCCTGCTCATGGTGTCGCTGCCGGTGCGCAACGCGCTGCACCTCGGGCAGACCAGCATCCTGCCGGTGCTGCTGGTGCTCGTCGGCTGCCTCACGGTCCGCGACCAGCGGGTCCAGGGCCTCCTGGTCGGGATCGCGGCGGCGCTCCAGCCGCCCGTCCTGCTCTTCGCGGTCCTCCTCTGGCTGACCGGGCGCCGACGTGCCGCCCTGACCGGCGGTGCCGGCTTCGTCGCGCTCACCGCCGTCGCCTGGGCCGCGCTGCCGCACGACTCCTGGACGTACTGGATCCACCACGTCGCCGGAGCCGGGCTCGGCGAGCGCCCGGACGGCCTCGCCAACCAGTCGCTGCACGGCGCGCTGCTCCGCCTCGGCCTCCACGGCCCGCTGGAGATCACCGTCCTGCTGGTCCTGGCCGTCGCCGTCGCCGTGCTCGGACTGCGCCGCGCCGCCCGGTACGCCCGGGACGGGCAGCTGCTCCTCGCCGTCTCGGTGACCGGCTGCGTGGCCGTCGTCGTCTCCCCGACCACCTGGCAGCACCAGCTGCTCTGGGTACTCCTCGCGGTGGTCGGCCGGGTCGGGAAGCGCGCCTCTGACCGGCCGGTCTGGCCCGCCGTGGTGGTCCTCGTCCTCACCCTGCCCGGCACCATGCTGCTGCCGAACGTCGGGGCGCTCCACCCCGTGCGCGACAACGTGCTGCTGCTCACCGCGCTCGCCGCGGCCTGCGCCGTGCCGTTCCTGCCGCGCACCTCGCCGTACTGGTCGGCGCCGGTCCCCACCGACTACGCCCGGCCGGTACCGGCGCGCTGGAGCCGGGTGCCGCTGCTGCCGTTCTGGCGCCGGGTGCTGACCCGCCCCAACCTGCTGCTGGAACTCCTGCTCATCCGGGTCGTCTACTCCGCGTACGCCAAGGTCCGGCTCGCCGCGACGGCGGGCCGCCCCACCGCCGAGAAGCACGGCCGGCAGGTCCACTCGCTGGAGCAGTGGCTGCACATCGACGTCGAGCACTGGTTCAACCACAAGGTCGCCGGAATCGGCTGGATGCGGGACTTCTTCGACTACTACTACTCGACGTTCCACTTCATCATCCCGCTGACCATCCTCGGCGTGCTCTACGTACGCCGCCCCGCCGACTACCGCTGGGCCCGCTCCACCATCGGCTTCGCGACCCTCCTCGCCCTGGTCGGCTTCTGGCTCTACCCGCTGGCCCCGCCCCGGCTCATGCCCGGCCTCGGGTTCATCGACACCGTGCACGGCGTCCAGGACTTCTCCAAGCCCGACTACGGGACGCTGACCTCGGTCACCAACCAGTACGCGGCCATGCCGTCGCTGCACTTCGGCTGGTCCCTCTGGTGCGGGCTGATGATCCTGATCCTCGCCCCGAAGGTCTGGATGAAGCCCTTGGGACTGCTCCACCCGTTCTTCACCATCTGCGCCATCGTGGGCACCGGCAACCACTGGGTCCTCGACGCGGCGGGCGGCGCGCTGGTCGTCTCGCTCGGCTTCCTGCTGACGTACGCCCTGGCCGGACCACGCCGGCTGCGGAGCCCGGACGACGACCGCGACCGCCAGCCGGTGGCGGGGAGCGGCGGGAGACCCTCGGCGGACGCCCGGACCCTGGCCGGCAGAGGCACGGCGGCGACTACGGGCGCGGCCCGCGAGTGA
- a CDS encoding energy-coupling factor transporter transmembrane protein EcfT — MSRLPAATGRVRGLRAPGAHRSNALPAGAWWLWALGLATAASRTTNPLLLGLLVGVAGYVVAARRTDAPWARSYGAFVKLGLVVVGVRLVFSAFLGSSIPGTHTLVTLPEVPLPDWAEGVRIGGRVTGEQLLFALYDGARMAALLICVGAANSLASPARLLKSLPGALYEAGVAVVVAMTFAPNMVADVARLRTARRLRGRPTGGIRAVAQIGLPVLEGALERSVAVAASMDARGYGRTARVPARVRHTTDVLTLGGLLGVCAGTYGLLAAEGAVYGLPLLLAGLVAAMAGLRLGGRRSVRTRYRPDRWGVRAWLVAGSGVLVAAVMIRAGSVDPAALRPGVVPPAPPVLPLWPAAGILAGLLPAFAAPVPPRPAAVPPYPKEDQ, encoded by the coding sequence ATGAGCCGCCTTCCCGCCGCGACGGGCCGCGTGCGCGGCCTGCGCGCGCCCGGGGCGCACCGGAGCAACGCGCTGCCCGCCGGCGCGTGGTGGCTGTGGGCGCTGGGCCTGGCGACCGCCGCGTCACGCACCACCAACCCGCTGCTGCTCGGGCTGCTGGTCGGGGTGGCCGGTTATGTGGTGGCAGCGCGGCGTACGGACGCGCCGTGGGCCCGTTCGTACGGGGCGTTCGTCAAGCTGGGCCTCGTCGTCGTCGGGGTGCGGCTCGTCTTCTCGGCGTTCCTGGGGTCGTCGATCCCGGGCACGCACACCCTGGTCACGCTCCCCGAGGTGCCGCTGCCCGACTGGGCCGAGGGCGTCCGGATCGGCGGCCGGGTGACCGGGGAGCAGCTCCTCTTCGCGCTGTACGACGGAGCGCGGATGGCCGCCCTGCTGATCTGTGTCGGCGCGGCCAACTCCCTCGCCAGTCCCGCCCGGTTGCTGAAGTCGCTGCCGGGCGCGCTGTACGAGGCGGGGGTGGCGGTCGTCGTCGCCATGACGTTCGCCCCGAACATGGTCGCCGACGTGGCCCGGCTGCGTACCGCCCGGCGGCTGCGGGGCCGTCCCACCGGCGGGATCCGGGCGGTCGCCCAGATCGGCCTGCCGGTGCTGGAGGGGGCGCTGGAGCGGTCGGTGGCGGTGGCCGCCTCGATGGACGCGCGGGGGTACGGGCGGACCGCCCGGGTGCCCGCCCGGGTCCGGCACACCACCGACGTCCTCACCCTCGGCGGCCTGCTGGGGGTGTGCGCCGGTACGTACGGGCTGCTCGCCGCCGAGGGCGCGGTCTACGGGCTGCCGCTGCTCCTCGCCGGGCTCGTCGCGGCGATGGCCGGGCTGCGCCTGGGCGGCCGGCGCTCGGTGCGCACCCGGTACCGGCCGGACCGGTGGGGCGTGCGGGCGTGGCTGGTGGCGGGGTCGGGCGTACTGGTGGCCGCGGTGATGATCCGGGCGGGTTCGGTGGACCCGGCGGCGCTGCGGCCCGGGGTCGTCCCGCCGGCCCCGCCGGTGCTGCCGCTGTGGCCCGCCGCGGGCATCCTGGCCGGGCTGCTGCCCGCGTTCGCCGCCCCCGTACCGCCGCGCCCGGCTGCCGTACCGCCGTATCCGAAGGAGGACCAGTGA